Part of the SAR202 cluster bacterium genome, GCTTTGTTCCGGCGAAAGTGGCGGCCTTTGGGGAGAAGGACAGGGCGCGGCTGATGGCCGACGATGGCATTGTGCGAAATCGATTGAAGATAGACTCCGCCATTAACAACGCCAGCCGATTTTTGGAGGTCCAAAAGGAGTTCGGCAGCTTTGACCGCTACATCTGGGGATTCATGGGGAACCGTACCCTGAGAAGGCGAGGTGTTCTTACACTGGCAAACCTACCTGCCCAGACGCCCGAGTCCGAAGCAATGTCCCGCGACCTTAGAAAGCGGGGGTTCAAGTTTGTGGGGCCGACGATCTGCTACGCCTTCATGCAGGCCGCGGGAATGGTCAATGACCATCTAACGGGCTGCTTTCTGGCGCCGAAGAAGTAGAGCGCAGGATGGAGAAGGCCCTATAAATTTATGTAAACTGTCCCGGGGCTTCAAAGAGTAACTTACATAACATTTATTGTGCGAACCAGCCAGAAAGGCCGCAGATTAAAATCGAGGGTTAGGAAAGGTGCCAAGGGAGGCTTAGGAGGTGGAGGCCAAGTCTAACTCTTCCCACAAGCCCCGTAGAGGCCCCTCAGACCCTTTGGGCCGTCCATTCCTTCACCAGCAGTTCCTGAACGGCCTCCAGCAG contains:
- a CDS encoding DNA-3-methyladenine glycosylase I — translated: MMRYHDEEWGVPVHDDRLWFEFLVLDGAQAGLSWRTILHKREGYRRAFAGFVPAKVAAFGEKDRARLMADDGIVRNRLKIDSAINNASRFLEVQKEFGSFDRYIWGFMGNRTLRRRGVLTLANLPAQTPESEAMSRDLRKRGFKFVGPTICYAFMQAAGMVNDHLTGCFLAPKK